One region of Fragaria vesca subsp. vesca linkage group LG4, FraVesHawaii_1.0, whole genome shotgun sequence genomic DNA includes:
- the LOC101298413 gene encoding uncharacterized protein LOC101298413, with amino-acid sequence MSTSSSRRHKKEVHDHEEESAARTRPLSYEEIMLRRKDKKLCDNVVTEATVENVSEPFESGRGERWDNDLAAVVEKPLSEEPVKESSGKKERYSSKSSKTEDDVVKGRVRRSNEPESLKDKPKKDTRSGGRGDKTDREVHGRRKIDKDSIDESVKKQSRDYSTRKERHLDSRGEHERETKRKYQHENDEKIRDRNAAKKHDPGKLRALEFSERKERKESSKSHFEESRRKRGRSWSRDRGNRHRLRSLSPRAHKHASNNLGPRSDVSSHSLKDRTGRQHLGIDSSRVSSNGSSSHYQRHDESANRLGGYSPRKRRTESAIKTPSPPNLIKQ; translated from the exons ATGAGCACATCGTCTAGTAGGCGGCACAAAAAGGAAGTGCATGACCATGAGGAAGAAAGTGCTGCTAGGACAAGGCCTTTGAGTTATGAAGAGATTATGCTTAGGAGGAAGGATAAGAAGTTGTGTGATAATGTCGTGACAGAAGCTACTGTTGAAAATGTTTCAGAGCCTTTTGAGTCTGGAAGGGGTGAGAGATGGGATAATGATTTGGCCGCTGTTGTTGAAAAGCCTTTGTCGGAGGAGCCGGTAAAGGAAAGCTCCGGAAAGAAAGAAAGATATAGTTCTAAGAGTAGTAAAACGGAAGACGATGTTGTTAAAGGGAGAGTTAGAAGAAGCAATGAGCCAGAGAGCTTGAAGGATAAGCCAAAAAAAGATACAAGAAGTGGAGGTAGAGGAGACAAAACTGACAGAGAAGTACATGGTAGGAGGAAAATTGACAAGGATTCAATTGATGAGTCTGTCAAGAAGCAGTCACGAGATTATTCAACAAGAAAAGAAAGACATTTGGACAGTAGAGGGGAACATGAAAGAGAAACCAAGAGAAAATACCAACATGAAAATGATGAGAAAATCAGAGACAGAAATGCTGCAAAGAAACATGATCCAGGAAAGCTTCGCGCTTTAGAATTTTCAGAGAGAAAGGAGAGGAAAGAATCATCAAAGTCACACTTTGAAGAATCAAGACGTAAAAGGGGAAGATCGTGGAGTAGAGACCGTGGGAATAGACATAGGTTAAGATCTCTCTCACCAAGGGCACACAAACATGCTTCAAATAATTTGGGGCCTCGCAGTGATGTATCATCCCATTCGCTCAAAGATAGGACTGGAAGACAACATTTGGGTATTGATAGTAGTAGAGTGTCTTCTAATGGCTCAAGCAGCCACTATCAGCGACATGATGAGTCTGCAAATAGACTTGGCGGCTATTCCCCTAGGAAGAGAAGGACTGAGTCTGCTATTAAGACTCCATCCCCACCCAATC TCATCAAACAGTAA
- the LOC101307480 gene encoding splicing factor U2AF 50 kDa subunit-like, which yields MAIAVSVASTTTTSIPGVSPDSILTKKNASIDSVQLTQATRRMRRLHVENIPSTTSESTLVESLNNFLLSSGVNHIQGTRPCISCVINKEKGQALVEFLTPEDALAALAFDGTSFFGSILKIRRPKDFIDVATGDHDPEKSVAAADGIVTISDVVNDSPNKIFIGGISKVLSSEMLLEIVSVFGPLKAYHFEANEELTEPYAFLEYVDQSVTLKACAGLNGIKLGGRVITVVQAIRSGSSSVNSGNASVYEIPEHAKPLLKQPSHILKLRNVFNLENMSSLSEQEIEEVLEDVRLECARFGMVKSVKIVKHANNHVVTTGACEAVNNVESGGQWQNYSKEKGAKTDTLDEHIDKDVKVTSGVKLTGELKEDEVPESNCLGFDKPADDLVEDKSCQIGQLDKDTEIQGSDDLSNQDSEELTNLPNSKEDASECNDKTSEVTRIQNSMPEEVDGENQDTFAGTVDNVGAETDSILESETKEQHNGKESDFDPGSIFEPGSVFVEFGRTEASWMAAHCLHGRVFEDRIVTVEYVASDHYRAHFSN from the exons ATGGCCATTGCTGTTTCTGTTGCCTCAACCACCACAACATCTATTCCCGGAGTTTCTCCTGATTCTATATTGACTAAGAAAAATGCTTCCATTGACTCTGTCCAATTAACACAAGCCACCCGGCGTATGAGGAGGCTTCATGTAGAAAATATTCCATCTACAACCTCTGAAAGCACTTTGGTAGAATCTCTGAATAATTTTTTGTTATCTTCGGGGGTAAATCATATTCAAGGAACACGACCCTGCATCAGTTGTGTG ATTAACAAAGAGAAGGGGCAAGCTCTTGTGGAGTTTCTTACACCTGAAGACGCTTTGGCTGCTCTGGCATTTGATGGCACTTCATTCTTTGGTTCTATTCTCAAAATCAGGCGCCCTAAGGACTTTATTGACGTTGCT ACTGGTGACCATGACCCCGAGAAATCAGTGGCTGCAGCTGATGGTATTGTGACAATAAGTGATGTTGTGAATGATTCTCCTAACAAG ATTTTCATTGGTGGGATATCAAAGGTTCTTTCCTCAGAAATG CTTCTGGAAATCGTTAGTGTCTTTGGACCTTTGAAGGCATACCATTTTGAGGCCAATGAGGAACTTACTGAACCATATGCTTTTCTAGAG TATGTCGACCAGTCAGTAACTCTCAAAGCCTGTGCGGGTCTGAATGGTATAAAATTGGGAGGGAGAGTGATAACTGTGGTTCAGGCCATTCGTAGTGGATCATCCTCG GTAAATAGTGGAAATGCATCAGTTTATGAGATCCCAGAACATGCAAAGCCGCTTCTCAAACAACCATCACACATCCTAAAGCTTAGAAATGTG TTCAATCTGGAGAACATGTCATCACTGTCTGAACAAGAGATCGAAGAAGTCCTGGAAGATGTGCGATTAGAATGTGCCAG GTTTGGTATGGTTAAATCTGTAAAGATTGTCAAGCATGCAAACAATCACGTTGTCACTACTGGAGCGTGTGAAGCTGTCAACAATGTAGAATCTGGTGGGCAATGGCAAAATTATTCCAAAGAAAAAGGAGCAAAAACAGACACTTTGGACGAACATATTGATAAGGACGTCAAGGTAACTAGTGGAGTGAAGCTTACAGGAGAACTTAAAGAAGATGAAGTCCCAGAAAGCAATTGCCTTGGTTTTGATAAACCAGCAGATGATTTAGTAGAGGACAAGTCATGTCAAATAGGTCAACTAGATAAAGATACTGAAATCCAAGGAAGTGATGACTTATCTAATCAAGATTCTGAAGAACTCACTAACCTGCCAAACAGCAAGGAAGATGCATCAGAGTGTAATGATAAAACTTCTGAAGTTACAAGGATACAGAATTCTATGCCAGAGGAAGTTGATGGTGAGAATCAAGATACTTTTGCTGGAACAGTTGACAATGTGGGAGCAGAAACCGACTCTATTCTGGAGAGTGAAACTAAGGAGCAGCATAATGGGAAGGAGAGTGATTTTGATCCTGGAAGTATATTTGAGCCAGGGAGTGTCTTTGTTGAGTTTGGGAGGACAGAAGCTTCTTGGATGGCAGCGCACTGCTTACATGGGCGAGTTTTTGAGGATCGGATTGTGACAGTGGAGTATGTCGCCTCTGATCATTACAGGGCTCATTTTTCAAACTGA
- the LOC101307774 gene encoding GDSL esterase/lipase At5g45910-like, with translation MKLFFLLATLCFFTLGRVSSGLPKYEAIFNFGDSLSDTGNFLLSDPLASQVIAKLPYGETFFHHATGRSSDGRLIVDFIAEACELPHLPPYLALKKGGQNFYRGVNFAVAGATVLAPEFLSKLLRGKVGAMLTNYSLSAQLGWFKELKPSLCNTKQECESYFNKALFLVGEIGGNDYNYGFFAGGSIKQLKALVPLVVDAITMATSVLIEEGAVELVVPGNLPIGCLAVYLTFNGSPNKAYYDKRNGCLKAFNAFAKYHNKELKRALGTVEQKYPHARIIYADYYGASMPFFHAPQHYGFTSGSLDVCCGGGGPYNFNNSARCGQIGSKVCKDPSSYANWDGIHLTQAAYSHIAKGLIHGKFTIPI, from the exons ATGAAGCTGTTTTTCCTGCTAGCTACTTTGTGCTTCTTCACTTTGGGCAGAGTCTCATCAGGTCTTCCAAAATATGAAGCAATATTCAACTTCGGAGACTCCCTCAGTGACACTGGAAATTTCCTTCTCTCCGATCCCCTCGCATCCCAAGTCATTGCTAAGCTACCTTATGGAGAGACCTTTTTCCACCATGCAACCGGCCGGTCCTCCGACGGCCGCCTTATTGTTGACTTCATCG CTGAGGCATGTGAGTTGCCGCATTTACCACCTTATTTAGCCCTAAAGAAAGGCGGCCAAAACTTTTACCGAGGAGTAAACTTTGCTGTTGCCGGAGCTACTGTACTTGCACCTGAATTCCTTTCCAAGCTGTTGCGAGGTAAAGTGGGAGCAATGCTCACAAACTATTCCTTAAGCGCTCAGCTTGGTTGGTTCAAGGAGCTCAAGCCCTCACTTTGCAACACCAAACAAG AATGTGAGAGCTACTTCAACAAGGCTCTGTTTCTGGTGGGGGAGATCGGTGGAAACGATTACAACTACGGTTTCTTTGCTGGTGGGAGCATTAAACAGCTCAAAGCCTTGGTGCCTCTTGTTGTGGATGCAATCACTATGGCCACCAGT GTATTGATAGAGGAAGGAGCAGTGGAGCTAGTGGTGCCTGGAAATTTGCCAATTGGGTGCTTAGCAGTCTACTTGACTTTTAATGGAAGCCCTAACAAAGCTTATTATGATAAACGAAATGGGTGTTTGAAGGCGTTCAATGCTTTTGCCAAGTACCATAACAAAGAGCTCAAACGTGCCCTAGGAACAGTGGAACAAAAATACCCTCATGCAAGGATCATATATGCCGACTACTATGGTGCTTCCATGCCTTTTTTTCATGCTCCTCAACACTATG GGTTCACAAGTGGGAGTCTAGATGTTTGTTGTGGAGGAGGAGGACCATACAACTTCAACAATTCAGCAAGGTGTGGACAAATTGGTTCCAAGGTCTGCAAAGATCCATCTTCGTATGCAAATTGGGATGGAATTCACTTAACACAAGCAGCTTATAGCCACATTGCCAAGGGTTTGATCCATGGAAAGTTCACCATCCCCATCTAG
- the LOC101299290 gene encoding cyclic nucleotide-gated ion channel 1-like yields the protein MIHSEKQEMRFNRLHQEINNPDDETTIKPFSVSTSQKWKIRLHSASFWRKISVIVCMIAVSMDPLFFYIPFLDHSKFCLKKDKRLRTVVFITRSLSDFTFLLHIVYQLLEAAKAVASESKHKMLQRDKNSRVLFNWFGHAKAIANKLSWSSFLTDILAILPIPQVLILDLFYSPNYGFSQNKMTLNYLLLAQYVPRTYRIFTSSKMFRKNSSVWVKSAFYFFMYILSSHVIGAFWYFSTILMELVCWKIALGGNAKFQCHESGISDEDPQSKINHTKIYASCRNFTGDSGYDYGLFRKTVQTGYTGSTRTRFQEKLFYFVWWGLKNISNFGTNIDTSEFIWENCFAILVSGIGLVLFALLIGNMQLCMQSSEDKNVATDKVQMKEQELQEWMDKNGLPEKLGKDAEKLRIEIMTKITENLKDGQNAQVQNLFSLLPWNTVKDLKLSVCTSMLKKVQRLKLMDERGLRLICQYLKPVTYTEKTFAFRMGEPLDSMLFIMEGIMLVYPNNTTTTTKTDHEVGRANVGSPSTIRCSLENGDVYGDEQLLSWASPLDMSDISYADLPVLTENVKCLSEVEGFVLNAKDLKYVVSVYNLQENHNSSVHLVVEVERSTTSFSREPSTIRRDHINPSPRQGTDGAQG from the exons ATGATTCACTCAGAGAAGCAGGAAATGAG GTTTAATCGCCTCCACCAAGAGATAAATAATCCTGATGATGAAACTACTATTAAGCCATTTTCAGTTTCAACTAGTCAAAAATGGAAAATTAGGCTACATTCAGCTTCATTCTGGAGGAAGATATCGGTGATCGTATGTATGATTGCAGTCTCAATGGATCCATTGTTCTTTTACATTCCATTTCTTGATCATTCAAAATTCTGCCTCAAGAAAGACAAAAGGCTGAGGACCGTGGTCTTCATTACGCGATCACTCTCAGATTTCACCTTCCTACTGCATATCGTATATCAACTTCTTGAAGCTGCGAAGGCAGTGGCCTCTGAGTCCAAGCACAAGATGTTACAGAGAGACAAAAACTCAAGAGTACTCTTCAACTGGTTTGGACACGCCAAGGCAATAGCTAACAAGTTATCATGGAGCTCTTTCCTAACTGACATTTTAGCTATTCTTCCAATTCCACAA GTGCTAATATTAGATCTCTTTTATTCTCCCAATTATGGATTTTCACAGAACAAAATGACTTTGAATTACTTGCTTCTTGCGCAATACGTTCCAAGAACATATCGGATCTTCACTTCATCTAAGATGTTCAGGAAAAACAGTAGCGTGTGGGTCAAATCTGCATTCTATTTTTTTATGTACATCCTCTCAAGTCAT GTAATCGGAGCCTTTTGGTACTTTAGTACTATTCTAATGGAGTTAGTATGTTGGAAAATAGCCCTGGGAGGAAATGCTAAATTCCAATGTCATGAAAGTGGAATATCCGATGAAGATCCTCAATCTAAAATCAATCATACGAAAATTTATGCAAGTTGCAGAAATTTTACGGGAGATTCAGGTTATGATTACGGATTGTTTCGGAAGACAGTTCAAACCGGCTACACAGGATCTACACGTACAAGATTTCAAGAAAAGTTATTTTACTTTGTGTGGTGGGGACTTAAAAATATAAG TAACTTTGGAACAAACATTGATACAAGTGAGTTCATTTGGGAAAATTGCTTTGCCATTCTTGTTTCTGGTATTGGACTGGTGCTATTTGCTTTACTCATTGGAAATATGCAG CTGTGTATGCAATCATCGGAGGACAAGAATGTGGCAACTGATAAGGTGCAAATGAAAGAGCAAGAACTTCAAGAATGGATGGACAAAAATGGCCTCCCTGAGAAGTTGGGTAAAGACGCTGAGAAGTTGAGGATAGAGATCATGACAAAGATAACAGAAAACTTGAAGGACGGCCAAAATGCTCAAGTACAAAACTTGTTCTCTCTTCTTCCCTGGAATACCGTAAAAGATCTCAAACTTTCAGTCTGCACGAGTATGCTAAAGAAA GTACAAAGGCTCAAACTTATGGATGAAAGAGGATTGAGACTGATCTGCCAGTATCTGAAGCCAGTGACCTACACTGAGAAAACATTTGCTTTTCGAATGGGAGAGCCACTTGATAGCATGCTCTTTATCATGGAAGGTATTATGTTGGTCTACCCGAATAATACTACTACTACTACTAAAACTGATCATGAAGTTGGAAGAGCAAATGTAGGTTCCCCATCGACAATCCGGTGCTCCCTCGAGAACGGTGATGTCTATGGAGATGAACAACTCTTGAGCTGGGCATCACCACTGGATATGTCCGATATTTCTTATGCAGACCTTCCTGTATTGACCGAAAATGTAAAATGTCTTTCAGAAGTAGAAGGGTTCGTTCTCAATGCCAAGGACTTGAAATATGTAGTCTCTGTATATAACTTACAGGAGAATCACAATAGTTCCGTCCATCTGGTGGTGGAAGTGGAACGTTCTACGACTTCTTTCTCAAGAGAACCATCAACAATACGTCGCGATCACATTAATCCTAGTCCACGGCAAGGCACAGACGGCGCTCAGGGATGA
- the LOC101308367 gene encoding probable cyclic nucleotide-gated ion channel 3-like: MQHCMQSSEDKNVATDKVQMKEQELQEWMDKNGLPEKLGKDADQKLRIEIMTKIAENLKEDQNAQVQNLFSLLPWNTVKDLKLSICMSMLKKVRRLKHMDERGLRLICQYLKPVTYTEKKIAFRMGEPLDSMLFIMEGIMLIYPTSTTTAAAAVANTTTDYEVGRANIGSSSTIRCSLENGDVYGDEQLLSWASPPDMSDISYAKLPILTENVKCHSEVEGFVLTAKDLKNVVSEYKLQGKYINTTVDLVVEVDRSTTSFSRGPSTIPRNRINPSPRPGTDGARG, translated from the exons ATGCAG CATTGTATGCAATCATCGGAGGACAAGAATGTGGCAACTGATAAGGTGCAAATGAAAGAGCAAGAACTACAAGAATGGATGGACAAAAATGGTCTCCCTGAGAAGTTGGGCAAAGACGCAGATCAGAAGCTGAGGATAGAGATCATGACAAAGATAGCAGAAAATCTGAAAGAGGACCAAAATGCTCAAGTACAAAATCTGTTCTCTCTTCTTCCCTGGAATACCGTAAAAGATCTCAAACTTTCAATCTGCATGAGTATGCTAAAGAAA GTACGAAGGCTCAAACATATGGATGAAAGAGGATTGAGACTGATCTGTCAGTATCTCAAGCCAGTGACCTACACTGAGAAAAAAATTGCTTTTCGAATGGGAGAACCACTTGATAGCATGCTCTTTATCATGGAAGGTATTATGTTGATCTACCCGACTAGTACTACTACTGCTGCTGCTGCCGTCGCCAACACTACAACTGATTATGAAGTTGGAAGAGCAAATATAGGTTCCTCATCGACAATCCGGTGCTCCCTTGAGAACGGTGATGTCTATGGAGATGAACAACTCTTGAGTTGGGCGTCACCACCCGACATGTCCGATATTTCCTATGCAAAGCTTCCTATCTTGACCGAAAATGTAAAATGTCATTCAGAAGTAGAAGGGTTCGTTCTCACTGCCAAGGACTTGAAAAATGTAGTCTCTGAGTATAAGTTACAGGGGAAGTACATTAATACGACCGTCGATCTGGTGGTGGAAGTGGATCGTTCTACGACTTCTTTCTCAAGAGGACCATCAACAATACCTCGCAACCGCATTAATCCTAGTCCACGGCCAGGCACTGACGGCGCGCGGGGATGA
- the LOC101308662 gene encoding 50S ribosomal protein L28, chloroplastic-like — MAASATAAVFSGLCFRRGSSDSSKRLSSKTQAVSDVGFVTSQLSGLKISHDMSSQLPSPIFTPSLPGLQPIVARRICPFTGKKANKANKISFSAHKTKKLQFVNLQYKRIWWEGGKRFLKLRLSTKAIKTIEKNGLEAVAKKAGIDLRKC; from the exons ATGGCAGCTTCCGCAACCGCGGCTGTGTTCTCCGGTCTATGCTTCCGCCGCGGATCATCAGACTCCTCCAAGAGATTGTCTTCCAAAACCCAAGCAGTTTCCGATGTTGGGTTCGTCACCAGTCAGCTCAGTGGCCTCAAAATCTCCCACGACATGTCGTCTCAGCTCCCCAGTCCAATCTTCACTCCTTCCCTCCCTGGCCTTCAGCCCATTGTTGCGC GTAGAATTTGTCCTTTTACTGGGAAGAAAGCAAACAAGGCAAACAAGATTTCCTTCTCGGCCCACAAGACCAAGAAGTTGCAGTTTGTGAATCTGCAGTACAAGAGGATTTGGTGGGAAGGAGGGAAGCGGTTTTTGAAGCTGAGGTTGTCGACCAAAGCAATCAAGACCATAGAGAAGAATGGACTGGAAGCCGTTGCCAAGAAGGCCGGGATAGATCTTCGCAAGTGTTGA
- the LOC101299576 gene encoding thaumatin-like protein 1-like, giving the protein MKSQVSLLYLLVVTIGFSGAQSATFTFTNNCPFTVWPGTLTGGGGAQLSSTGFELASGASSTLDVPAPWSGRFWGRTQCSTDASGKFTCATADCGSGQVACHGAGAIPPASLVELTLAGNGGQDFYDISLVDGFNVPVLLSPQGGSGGCSATTCAGNVNAVCPAELAVKGSDGGVIACKSACLVFNQPQYCCTGDHGTPETCPPTDYSRVFKNQCPQAYSYAYDDKSSTFTCNGGPNYLVTFCPRAVEMCVI; this is encoded by the exons ATGAAATCTCAAGTTTCGTTACTCTATCTTTTGGTGGTCACCATCGGTTTTTCAG GAGCTCAATCAGCTACGTTCACGTTCACGAACAACTGCCCCTTCACAGTTTGGCCCGGAACCCTAACCGGCGGTGGTGGTGCACAACTATCCTCAACCGGGTTCGAGTTAGCATCCGGTGCCTCCTCAACTCTAGACGTCCCAGCTCCATGGTCCGGCCGCTTCTGGGGTCGGACTCAGTGCTCCACAGACGCCTCAGGAAAGTTCACCTGCGCCACTGCAGACTGCGGCTCAGGTCAAGTCGCATGCCACGGCGCTGGTGCAATTCCACCTGCGTCACTGGTGGAACTGACCCTAGCAGGAAACGGCGGCCAAGACTTCTATGATATTAGCCTCGTTGATGGCTTCAACGTCCCCGTCCTACTATCACCTCAAGGCGGCTCCGGCGGATGCAGCGCCACGACCTGCGCCGGAAATGTCAATGCGGTTTGTCCGGCGGAGTTGGCTGTGAAAGGATCAGATGGTGGTGTGATTGCTTGCAAAAGTGCGTGTTTGGTTTTCAATCAGCCTCAATATTGTTGCACCGGCGACCATGGTACACCGGAAACCTGCCCTCCGACGGACTATTCGAGGGTCTTCAAGAACCAGTGCCCCCAGGCTTATAGTTATGCTTATGATGATAAGTCTAGCACCTTCACATGTAACGGTGGACCTAATTATTTGGTTACCTTTTGTCCTCGAGCAGTAGAAATGTGTGTTATATGA
- the LOC101308953 gene encoding cyanate hydratase-like produces the protein MAENKASITLQLQSVKRKSGKSYSQIAKETGLTNVYVAQLLKRQAQLKAETAPKLRAALPDLPEDLIVEMMSPPLRSYDPQLIQDPTIYRLNEAVMHFGESIKEIINEEYGDGIMSAIDFYCSVDKVKGVDGKDRVVLTFDGKYLPHTEQKSEHMVSRLNLG, from the exons ATGGCAGAGAACAAAGCAAGCATAACCCTTCAACTCCAGAGTGTGAAACGCAAGTCTGGCAAGTCTTACAGTCAGATAGCCAAGGAGACAGGCCTGACCAATGTCTATGTTGCCCAGCTTCTGAAACGCCAAGCCCAGCTCAAAGCTGAAACTGCCCCCAAGTTGAGGGCTGCCCTTCCCGACCTTCCCGAGGACCTGATTGTGGAGATGATGAGTCCTCCCTTGAGGTCTTATGATCCCCAGTTGATTCAGGACCCCACTATTTACAG GTTGAATGAAGCAGTTATGCATTTTGGTGAAAGCATCAAGGAGATTATCAATGAAGAATATGGTGATGGCAT TATGTCAGCTATAGATTTTTACTGCTCAGTCGACAAAGTTAAAGGTGTGGATGGTAAGGATCGTGTAGTTCTGACTTTTGATGGGAAATATTTGCCTCATACTGAGCAG AAGTCGGAGCACATGGTTTCAAGGCTGAATTTAGGATAG